A genome region from Populus alba chromosome 5, ASM523922v2, whole genome shotgun sequence includes the following:
- the LOC118045109 gene encoding kinesin-like protein KIN-14S isoform X5 yields the protein MVSLVDTDLTVQMIEEICNRIKTVQISDSSPSLSSTTGETINSEEESVSNRIRQVYPSQGPTPPILQKIINLSDKIQNLKKEHSNLSNQVKTAKDSFLGPNILDTLQKLEAVFAQTKPIVASVLDGYNVCIFAYGQTGTGKTFTMEGSPENRGVNYRTLDELFRVSQERSGIMRYGLFVSMMEVYNEKIRDLLIDSSNQPPKKLEIKQTAEGTQVPGLVETRVTGTEDVWDLLKSGSRARSVGSTSANELSSRSHCLLRVTVKGENLIDGQKTRSHLWMVDLAGSERVGKIDVEGERLKESQFINKSLSALGDVISALASKTGHIPYRNSKLTHMLQSSLGGDCKTLMFVQISPSATDLGETLCSLNFASRVRGIESGPARKQADLTELFKYKQMVEKLKHDEKETKKLQDSFQSLQLRLAAREHICRTLQEKVRELENQLGEERKTRLKQETRAFAADASQSTKQVVENRKVDKNPPLCPSKLRMPLRKITNFMPPPPLQKQKTGSVLSSIHVKENNPRTTNAGANTKSLMKPRRMSAAVRPPPPMSAQVFQPKRRVSIATYRSEPTSNMTTPLQTSRYKNGNVVGRQSFVRDTRKPRNSKLFSPLPEFRTASETTPTVTRTSSKFMGSPPAQAGSWKPKHPTVVALQRKSLVWSPLKLRSFQNRRPSLLPYRPSSANEVQ from the exons ATGGTTTCGCTCGTTGACACTG ATCTGACAGTCCAAATGATTGAAGAGATATGCAATCGTATCAAGACCGTTCAAATTTCCGATTCCAGCCCTTCTCTCTCTTCGACCACAG GAGAAACTATTAATTCGGAGGAGGAGAGCGTATCAAATAGAATTCGACAAGTTTACCCATCTCAGGGGCCAACACCGCCCATTTTgcagaaaattatcaatttaagtgATAAAATTCAG AATTTGAAGAAAGAACACTCAAATCTCTCTAATCAAGTAAAGACTGCCAAGGATTCCTTTCTTGGCCCCAATATTTTAGACACCCTTCAAAAACTCG AGGCTGTTTTTGCACAAACTAAACCAATAGTTGCTTCAGTTTTGGATGGCTACAATGTCTGCATATTCGCCTATGGACAAACTGGAACTGGAAAGACGTTTACTATGGAGGGCAGCCCTGAAAATAGAGGAGTGAACTACAGAACATTGGATGAGTTGTTCCGAGTTTCTCAAGAGAGAAGTGGCATTATGAGATATGGTCTTTTTGTTAGTATGATGGAGGTTTACAATGAGAAGATAAGGGACCTCTTGATTGATAGTTCCAACCAACCGCCTAAAAA GTTGGAGATAAAACAAACAGCTGAAGGAACACAAGTCCCAGGACTTGTTGAAACTCGGGTGACTGGCACAGAGGATGTGTGGGATTTACTCAAGTCTGGAAGTCGGGCCAGGTCTGTTGGATCAACCAGCGCTAATGAGCTTAGCAGCCGTTCTCATTG TTTGTTGCGAGTAACAGTGAAAGGAGAGAATTTAATAGATGGACAAAAGACAAGAAGTCACCTATGGATGGTCGATTTGGCTGGTAGTGAACGTGTGGGAAAGATTGATGTTGAAGGTGAAAGATTGAAGGAATCGcaattcattaataaatctCTTTCAGCACTTGGTGATGTTATATCTGCCCTCGCATCTAAAACTGGCCACATCCCTTACAG GAACTCAAAGCTAACCCATATGCTACAGAGCTCTCTCG GAGGAGATTGTAAGACCTTGATGTTTGTCCAAATAAGTCCAAGTGCTACTGACCTTGGAGAGACGCTTTGTTCACTAAATTTTGCGAGTCGAGTGCGAGGAATTGAAAGTGGTCCTGCCCGCAAACAGGCTGATCTCACTGAACTTTTCAAATACAAGCAAATG GTAGAAAAGTTAAAGCATGATGAGAAGGAAACAAAGAAGTTGCAGGATAGCTTTCAATCATTGCAGTTGAGGCTTGCTGCTAGAGAACATATCTGCAGAACTCTCCAAGAAAAG GTTCGAGAGCTTGAGAATCAGTTAGGTGAGGAAAGAAAAACTAGACTAAAGCAGGAAACACGAGCCTTCGCCGCTGATGCTTCTCAGTCTACGAAACAAGTAGTAGAGAACAGAAAAGTAGATAAGAACCCACCTCTGTGTCCTTCAAAGTTGAGGATGCCGTTGCGAAAAATCACCAATTTCATGCCTCCGCCACCtctacaaaaacagaaaactgGTTCTGTTTTATCTTCAATACATGTCAAAGAAAACAATCCAAGAACCACAAATGCAGGAGCAAATACAAAAAGCCTTATGAAACCCAGACGTATGTCTGCTGCAGTCAGACCTCCTCCTCCAATGTCAGCACAGGTTTTTCAGCCTAAGAGACGGGTATCCATTGCTACCTATCGTTCAGAGCCAACCTCAAACATGACTACACCACTTCAAACCTCGCGATATAAAAATGGGAATGTAGTTGGCAGGCAGTCATTTGTCAGGGACACAAGAAAGCCAAGGAATTCAAAGCTGTTCTCTCCATTGCCAGAGTTCAGGACTGCATCAGAGACTACACCTACTGTTACGAGAACCAGTAGTAAATTCATGGGGAGTCCTCCAGCACAAGCAGGTTCTTGGAAGCCAAAGCACCCAACAGTTGTTGCACTGCAACGAAAATCTCTGGTGTGGAGCCCGCTAAAGTTGAGGAGCTTTCAAAACAGGAGACCATCTTTGTTGCCCTATCGACCATCATCAGCTAATGAGGTGCAATAA
- the LOC118045109 gene encoding kinesin-like protein KIN-14S isoform X3 yields MVSLVDTDLTVQMIEEICNRIKTVQISDSSPSLSSTTGETINSEEESVSNRIRQVYPSQGPTPPILQKIINLSDKIQNLKKEHSNLSNQVKTAKDSFLGPNILDTLQKLGNEYELLKKKYLQELSERKRLYNEVIELKGNIRVFCRCRPLNQVEITNGSNYVVEFDSSQDNELQIISSDSSKKQFKFDHVFGPEDNQEAVFAQTKPIVASVLDGYNVCIFAYGQTGTGKTFTMEGSPENRGVNYRTLDELFRVSQERSGIMRYGLFVSMMEVYNEKIRDLLIDSSNQPPKKLEIKQTAEGTQVPGLVETRVTGTEDVWDLLKSGSRARSVGSTSANELSSRSHCERVGKIDVEGERLKESQFINKSLSALGDVISALASKTGHIPYRNSKLTHMLQSSLGGDCKTLMFVQISPSATDLGETLCSLNFASRVRGIESGPARKQADLTELFKYKQMVEKLKHDEKETKKLQDSFQSLQLRLAAREHICRTLQEKVRELENQLGEERKTRLKQETRAFAADASQSTKQVVENRKVDKNPPLCPSKLRMPLRKITNFMPPPPLQKQKTGSVLSSIHVKENNPRTTNAGANTKSLMKPRRMSAAVRPPPPMSAQVFQPKRRVSIATYRSEPTSNMTTPLQTSRYKNGNVVGRQSFVRDTRKPRNSKLFSPLPEFRTASETTPTVTRTSSKFMGSPPAQAGSWKPKHPTVVALQRKSLVWSPLKLRSFQNRRPSLLPYRPSSANEVQ; encoded by the exons ATGGTTTCGCTCGTTGACACTG ATCTGACAGTCCAAATGATTGAAGAGATATGCAATCGTATCAAGACCGTTCAAATTTCCGATTCCAGCCCTTCTCTCTCTTCGACCACAG GAGAAACTATTAATTCGGAGGAGGAGAGCGTATCAAATAGAATTCGACAAGTTTACCCATCTCAGGGGCCAACACCGCCCATTTTgcagaaaattatcaatttaagtgATAAAATTCAG AATTTGAAGAAAGAACACTCAAATCTCTCTAATCAAGTAAAGACTGCCAAGGATTCCTTTCTTGGCCCCAATATTTTAGACACCCTTCAAAAACTCG GTAATGAATATGAACTTCTTAAAAAGAAGTATCTACAAGAGTTGTCTGAGAGGAAGAGGCTTTACAATGAGGTGATCGAGCTTAAAGGGAATATTAGGGTCTTCTGTAGATGCAGACCACTAAATCAAGTCGAAATAACAAATGGTTCGAACTATGTAGTTGAATTTGACTCTTCCCAAGATAATGAGTTGCAGATCATTTCCTCTGATTCTTCCAAAAAGCAATTTAAGTTCGACCATGTTTTTGGGCCTGAGGATAATCAAG AGGCTGTTTTTGCACAAACTAAACCAATAGTTGCTTCAGTTTTGGATGGCTACAATGTCTGCATATTCGCCTATGGACAAACTGGAACTGGAAAGACGTTTACTATGGAGGGCAGCCCTGAAAATAGAGGAGTGAACTACAGAACATTGGATGAGTTGTTCCGAGTTTCTCAAGAGAGAAGTGGCATTATGAGATATGGTCTTTTTGTTAGTATGATGGAGGTTTACAATGAGAAGATAAGGGACCTCTTGATTGATAGTTCCAACCAACCGCCTAAAAA GTTGGAGATAAAACAAACAGCTGAAGGAACACAAGTCCCAGGACTTGTTGAAACTCGGGTGACTGGCACAGAGGATGTGTGGGATTTACTCAAGTCTGGAAGTCGGGCCAGGTCTGTTGGATCAACCAGCGCTAATGAGCTTAGCAGCCGTTCTCATTG TGAACGTGTGGGAAAGATTGATGTTGAAGGTGAAAGATTGAAGGAATCGcaattcattaataaatctCTTTCAGCACTTGGTGATGTTATATCTGCCCTCGCATCTAAAACTGGCCACATCCCTTACAG GAACTCAAAGCTAACCCATATGCTACAGAGCTCTCTCG GAGGAGATTGTAAGACCTTGATGTTTGTCCAAATAAGTCCAAGTGCTACTGACCTTGGAGAGACGCTTTGTTCACTAAATTTTGCGAGTCGAGTGCGAGGAATTGAAAGTGGTCCTGCCCGCAAACAGGCTGATCTCACTGAACTTTTCAAATACAAGCAAATG GTAGAAAAGTTAAAGCATGATGAGAAGGAAACAAAGAAGTTGCAGGATAGCTTTCAATCATTGCAGTTGAGGCTTGCTGCTAGAGAACATATCTGCAGAACTCTCCAAGAAAAG GTTCGAGAGCTTGAGAATCAGTTAGGTGAGGAAAGAAAAACTAGACTAAAGCAGGAAACACGAGCCTTCGCCGCTGATGCTTCTCAGTCTACGAAACAAGTAGTAGAGAACAGAAAAGTAGATAAGAACCCACCTCTGTGTCCTTCAAAGTTGAGGATGCCGTTGCGAAAAATCACCAATTTCATGCCTCCGCCACCtctacaaaaacagaaaactgGTTCTGTTTTATCTTCAATACATGTCAAAGAAAACAATCCAAGAACCACAAATGCAGGAGCAAATACAAAAAGCCTTATGAAACCCAGACGTATGTCTGCTGCAGTCAGACCTCCTCCTCCAATGTCAGCACAGGTTTTTCAGCCTAAGAGACGGGTATCCATTGCTACCTATCGTTCAGAGCCAACCTCAAACATGACTACACCACTTCAAACCTCGCGATATAAAAATGGGAATGTAGTTGGCAGGCAGTCATTTGTCAGGGACACAAGAAAGCCAAGGAATTCAAAGCTGTTCTCTCCATTGCCAGAGTTCAGGACTGCATCAGAGACTACACCTACTGTTACGAGAACCAGTAGTAAATTCATGGGGAGTCCTCCAGCACAAGCAGGTTCTTGGAAGCCAAAGCACCCAACAGTTGTTGCACTGCAACGAAAATCTCTGGTGTGGAGCCCGCTAAAGTTGAGGAGCTTTCAAAACAGGAGACCATCTTTGTTGCCCTATCGACCATCATCAGCTAATGAGGTGCAATAA
- the LOC118045109 gene encoding kinesin-like protein KIN-14S isoform X4, producing the protein MVSLVDTDLTVQMIEEICNRIKTVQISDSSPSLSSTTGETINSEEESVSNRIRQVYPSQGPTPPILQKIINLSDKIQNLKKEHSNLSNQVKTAKDSFLGPNILDTLQKLGNEYELLKKKYLQELSERKRLYNEVIELKGNIRVFCRCRPLNQVEITNGSNYVVEFDSSQDNELQIISSDSSKKQFKFDHVFGPEDNQEAVFAQTKPIVASVLDGYNVCIFAYGQTGTGKTFTMEGSPENRGVNYRTLDELFRVSQERSGIMRYGLFVSMMEVYNEKIRDLLIDSSNQPPKNLLRVTVKGENLIDGQKTRSHLWMVDLAGSERVGKIDVEGERLKESQFINKSLSALGDVISALASKTGHIPYRNSKLTHMLQSSLGGDCKTLMFVQISPSATDLGETLCSLNFASRVRGIESGPARKQADLTELFKYKQMVEKLKHDEKETKKLQDSFQSLQLRLAAREHICRTLQEKVRELENQLGEERKTRLKQETRAFAADASQSTKQVVENRKVDKNPPLCPSKLRMPLRKITNFMPPPPLQKQKTGSVLSSIHVKENNPRTTNAGANTKSLMKPRRMSAAVRPPPPMSAQVFQPKRRVSIATYRSEPTSNMTTPLQTSRYKNGNVVGRQSFVRDTRKPRNSKLFSPLPEFRTASETTPTVTRTSSKFMGSPPAQAGSWKPKHPTVVALQRKSLVWSPLKLRSFQNRRPSLLPYRPSSANEVQ; encoded by the exons ATGGTTTCGCTCGTTGACACTG ATCTGACAGTCCAAATGATTGAAGAGATATGCAATCGTATCAAGACCGTTCAAATTTCCGATTCCAGCCCTTCTCTCTCTTCGACCACAG GAGAAACTATTAATTCGGAGGAGGAGAGCGTATCAAATAGAATTCGACAAGTTTACCCATCTCAGGGGCCAACACCGCCCATTTTgcagaaaattatcaatttaagtgATAAAATTCAG AATTTGAAGAAAGAACACTCAAATCTCTCTAATCAAGTAAAGACTGCCAAGGATTCCTTTCTTGGCCCCAATATTTTAGACACCCTTCAAAAACTCG GTAATGAATATGAACTTCTTAAAAAGAAGTATCTACAAGAGTTGTCTGAGAGGAAGAGGCTTTACAATGAGGTGATCGAGCTTAAAGGGAATATTAGGGTCTTCTGTAGATGCAGACCACTAAATCAAGTCGAAATAACAAATGGTTCGAACTATGTAGTTGAATTTGACTCTTCCCAAGATAATGAGTTGCAGATCATTTCCTCTGATTCTTCCAAAAAGCAATTTAAGTTCGACCATGTTTTTGGGCCTGAGGATAATCAAG AGGCTGTTTTTGCACAAACTAAACCAATAGTTGCTTCAGTTTTGGATGGCTACAATGTCTGCATATTCGCCTATGGACAAACTGGAACTGGAAAGACGTTTACTATGGAGGGCAGCCCTGAAAATAGAGGAGTGAACTACAGAACATTGGATGAGTTGTTCCGAGTTTCTCAAGAGAGAAGTGGCATTATGAGATATGGTCTTTTTGTTAGTATGATGGAGGTTTACAATGAGAAGATAAGGGACCTCTTGATTGATAGTTCCAACCAACCGCCTAAAAA TTTGTTGCGAGTAACAGTGAAAGGAGAGAATTTAATAGATGGACAAAAGACAAGAAGTCACCTATGGATGGTCGATTTGGCTGGTAGTGAACGTGTGGGAAAGATTGATGTTGAAGGTGAAAGATTGAAGGAATCGcaattcattaataaatctCTTTCAGCACTTGGTGATGTTATATCTGCCCTCGCATCTAAAACTGGCCACATCCCTTACAG GAACTCAAAGCTAACCCATATGCTACAGAGCTCTCTCG GAGGAGATTGTAAGACCTTGATGTTTGTCCAAATAAGTCCAAGTGCTACTGACCTTGGAGAGACGCTTTGTTCACTAAATTTTGCGAGTCGAGTGCGAGGAATTGAAAGTGGTCCTGCCCGCAAACAGGCTGATCTCACTGAACTTTTCAAATACAAGCAAATG GTAGAAAAGTTAAAGCATGATGAGAAGGAAACAAAGAAGTTGCAGGATAGCTTTCAATCATTGCAGTTGAGGCTTGCTGCTAGAGAACATATCTGCAGAACTCTCCAAGAAAAG GTTCGAGAGCTTGAGAATCAGTTAGGTGAGGAAAGAAAAACTAGACTAAAGCAGGAAACACGAGCCTTCGCCGCTGATGCTTCTCAGTCTACGAAACAAGTAGTAGAGAACAGAAAAGTAGATAAGAACCCACCTCTGTGTCCTTCAAAGTTGAGGATGCCGTTGCGAAAAATCACCAATTTCATGCCTCCGCCACCtctacaaaaacagaaaactgGTTCTGTTTTATCTTCAATACATGTCAAAGAAAACAATCCAAGAACCACAAATGCAGGAGCAAATACAAAAAGCCTTATGAAACCCAGACGTATGTCTGCTGCAGTCAGACCTCCTCCTCCAATGTCAGCACAGGTTTTTCAGCCTAAGAGACGGGTATCCATTGCTACCTATCGTTCAGAGCCAACCTCAAACATGACTACACCACTTCAAACCTCGCGATATAAAAATGGGAATGTAGTTGGCAGGCAGTCATTTGTCAGGGACACAAGAAAGCCAAGGAATTCAAAGCTGTTCTCTCCATTGCCAGAGTTCAGGACTGCATCAGAGACTACACCTACTGTTACGAGAACCAGTAGTAAATTCATGGGGAGTCCTCCAGCACAAGCAGGTTCTTGGAAGCCAAAGCACCCAACAGTTGTTGCACTGCAACGAAAATCTCTGGTGTGGAGCCCGCTAAAGTTGAGGAGCTTTCAAAACAGGAGACCATCTTTGTTGCCCTATCGACCATCATCAGCTAATGAGGTGCAATAA
- the LOC118045109 gene encoding kinesin-like protein KIN-14S isoform X1, which yields MVSLVDTDLTVQMIEEICNRIKTVQISDSSPSLSSTTGETINSEEESVSNRIRQVYPSQGPTPPILQKIINLSDKIQNLKKEHSNLSNQVKTAKDSFLGPNILDTLQKLGNEYELLKKKYLQELSERKRLYNEVIELKGNIRVFCRCRPLNQVEITNGSNYVVEFDSSQDNELQIISSDSSKKQFKFDHVFGPEDNQEAVFAQTKPIVASVLDGYNVCIFAYGQTGTGKTFTMEGSPENRGVNYRTLDELFRVSQERSGIMRYGLFVSMMEVYNEKIRDLLIDSSNQPPKKLEIKQTAEGTQVPGLVETRVTGTEDVWDLLKSGSRARSVGSTSANELSSRSHCLLRVTVKGENLIDGQKTRSHLWMVDLAGSERVGKIDVEGERLKESQFINKSLSALGDVISALASKTGHIPYRNSKLTHMLQSSLGGDCKTLMFVQISPSATDLGETLCSLNFASRVRGIESGPARKQADLTELFKYKQMVEKLKHDEKETKKLQDSFQSLQLRLAAREHICRTLQEKVRELENQLGEERKTRLKQETRAFAADASQSTKQVVENRKVDKNPPLCPSKLRMPLRKITNFMPPPPLQKQKTGSVLSSIHVKENNPRTTNAGANTKSLMKPRRMSAAVRPPPPMSAQVFQPKRRVSIATYRSEPTSNMTTPLQTSRYKNGNVVGRQSFVRDTRKPRNSKLFSPLPEFRTASETTPTVTRTSSKFMGSPPAQAGSWKPKHPTVVALQRKSLVWSPLKLRSFQNRRPSLLPYRPSSANEVQ from the exons ATGGTTTCGCTCGTTGACACTG ATCTGACAGTCCAAATGATTGAAGAGATATGCAATCGTATCAAGACCGTTCAAATTTCCGATTCCAGCCCTTCTCTCTCTTCGACCACAG GAGAAACTATTAATTCGGAGGAGGAGAGCGTATCAAATAGAATTCGACAAGTTTACCCATCTCAGGGGCCAACACCGCCCATTTTgcagaaaattatcaatttaagtgATAAAATTCAG AATTTGAAGAAAGAACACTCAAATCTCTCTAATCAAGTAAAGACTGCCAAGGATTCCTTTCTTGGCCCCAATATTTTAGACACCCTTCAAAAACTCG GTAATGAATATGAACTTCTTAAAAAGAAGTATCTACAAGAGTTGTCTGAGAGGAAGAGGCTTTACAATGAGGTGATCGAGCTTAAAGGGAATATTAGGGTCTTCTGTAGATGCAGACCACTAAATCAAGTCGAAATAACAAATGGTTCGAACTATGTAGTTGAATTTGACTCTTCCCAAGATAATGAGTTGCAGATCATTTCCTCTGATTCTTCCAAAAAGCAATTTAAGTTCGACCATGTTTTTGGGCCTGAGGATAATCAAG AGGCTGTTTTTGCACAAACTAAACCAATAGTTGCTTCAGTTTTGGATGGCTACAATGTCTGCATATTCGCCTATGGACAAACTGGAACTGGAAAGACGTTTACTATGGAGGGCAGCCCTGAAAATAGAGGAGTGAACTACAGAACATTGGATGAGTTGTTCCGAGTTTCTCAAGAGAGAAGTGGCATTATGAGATATGGTCTTTTTGTTAGTATGATGGAGGTTTACAATGAGAAGATAAGGGACCTCTTGATTGATAGTTCCAACCAACCGCCTAAAAA GTTGGAGATAAAACAAACAGCTGAAGGAACACAAGTCCCAGGACTTGTTGAAACTCGGGTGACTGGCACAGAGGATGTGTGGGATTTACTCAAGTCTGGAAGTCGGGCCAGGTCTGTTGGATCAACCAGCGCTAATGAGCTTAGCAGCCGTTCTCATTG TTTGTTGCGAGTAACAGTGAAAGGAGAGAATTTAATAGATGGACAAAAGACAAGAAGTCACCTATGGATGGTCGATTTGGCTGGTAGTGAACGTGTGGGAAAGATTGATGTTGAAGGTGAAAGATTGAAGGAATCGcaattcattaataaatctCTTTCAGCACTTGGTGATGTTATATCTGCCCTCGCATCTAAAACTGGCCACATCCCTTACAG GAACTCAAAGCTAACCCATATGCTACAGAGCTCTCTCG GAGGAGATTGTAAGACCTTGATGTTTGTCCAAATAAGTCCAAGTGCTACTGACCTTGGAGAGACGCTTTGTTCACTAAATTTTGCGAGTCGAGTGCGAGGAATTGAAAGTGGTCCTGCCCGCAAACAGGCTGATCTCACTGAACTTTTCAAATACAAGCAAATG GTAGAAAAGTTAAAGCATGATGAGAAGGAAACAAAGAAGTTGCAGGATAGCTTTCAATCATTGCAGTTGAGGCTTGCTGCTAGAGAACATATCTGCAGAACTCTCCAAGAAAAG GTTCGAGAGCTTGAGAATCAGTTAGGTGAGGAAAGAAAAACTAGACTAAAGCAGGAAACACGAGCCTTCGCCGCTGATGCTTCTCAGTCTACGAAACAAGTAGTAGAGAACAGAAAAGTAGATAAGAACCCACCTCTGTGTCCTTCAAAGTTGAGGATGCCGTTGCGAAAAATCACCAATTTCATGCCTCCGCCACCtctacaaaaacagaaaactgGTTCTGTTTTATCTTCAATACATGTCAAAGAAAACAATCCAAGAACCACAAATGCAGGAGCAAATACAAAAAGCCTTATGAAACCCAGACGTATGTCTGCTGCAGTCAGACCTCCTCCTCCAATGTCAGCACAGGTTTTTCAGCCTAAGAGACGGGTATCCATTGCTACCTATCGTTCAGAGCCAACCTCAAACATGACTACACCACTTCAAACCTCGCGATATAAAAATGGGAATGTAGTTGGCAGGCAGTCATTTGTCAGGGACACAAGAAAGCCAAGGAATTCAAAGCTGTTCTCTCCATTGCCAGAGTTCAGGACTGCATCAGAGACTACACCTACTGTTACGAGAACCAGTAGTAAATTCATGGGGAGTCCTCCAGCACAAGCAGGTTCTTGGAAGCCAAAGCACCCAACAGTTGTTGCACTGCAACGAAAATCTCTGGTGTGGAGCCCGCTAAAGTTGAGGAGCTTTCAAAACAGGAGACCATCTTTGTTGCCCTATCGACCATCATCAGCTAATGAGGTGCAATAA